A section of the Phycodurus eques isolate BA_2022a chromosome 4, UOR_Pequ_1.1, whole genome shotgun sequence genome encodes:
- the LOC133401539 gene encoding LOW QUALITY PROTEIN: complement C1q-like protein 4 (The sequence of the model RefSeq protein was modified relative to this genomic sequence to represent the inferred CDS: deleted 1 base in 1 codon) — protein sequence MEFDIESEMKSLQASMTQLQTENTELKERLESTEMELKKMRDVPKVAFAASLGGNGLQKTTSGIKKLLFKDVLTNVGEAYNTETGYFTAPVRGVYYVRFTANAPTNFPMSAVLYKNDLKVELIAHEQPSGEGSDTASNGATLLLEKGDKLSLYLWNDTQIWDNSNHHSTFSGFLLFPQ from the exons ATGGAGTTTGACATCGAGTCAGAGATGAAAAGTCTTCAGGCTTCAATGACACAGCTCCAAACAGAGAACACag AACTCAAAGAACGATTGGAGAGCACCGAGATGGAGCTGAAGAAGATGAGAG ATGTACCAAAGGTGGCGTTTGCGGCATCTCTAGGCGGCAACGGCCTCCAGAAGACCACGTCCGGAATAAAGAAGCTCCTCTTCAAGGACGTCCTCACCAACGTCGGTGAGGCGTACAACACGGAGACAG GATATTTCACGGCACCCGTACGCGGCGTTTACTACGTCCGATTCACCGCCAACGCGCCTACCAACTTCCCCATGAGCGCCGTGTTGTATAAGAACGACTTAAAGGTGGAGCTCATCGCCCAC GAGCAGCCATCAGGCGAGGGCAGCGACACGGCATCCAACGGCGCCACACTGCTGCTGGAGAAGGGCGACAAACTCTCCCTGTATTTGTGGAACGACACTCAGATCTGGGACAACAGCAACCACCACAGCACCTTCAGCGGATTCCTGCTCTTTCCCCAGTGA
- the si:dkey-11p23.7 gene encoding V-set and Ig domain-containing protein has product MEVLLCVLLFAANRVWSSEDGTWAVHMQPEVRGLAGYPVVVPCTFSHPRHSQHASVRVHWRLVGSQRTTVLYHCTSKAGASACEPGPQQDPRYRLEGEPRQHDLSLRINDATLGDSGRYYCGLEVEGRDHKSVEDNLGTRLRVEAPPNILSLWVVAREGLSYTAECRTEGSPPPDIQWLRPDHPLEVSTAGPLNLTGDLVISRLQDIEPGWQVTCSGSNPLGKDKATLYLLPPHTPPLKDGAPPHLLLLLVLFLGSKVTMLVGIWVWLVPKGALLWRRPPLTPVRRPEPLSPL; this is encoded by the exons ATGGAGGTGTTGCTCTGCGTCTTGTTGTTTGCTGCTAATAGAG TTTGGAGCTCTGAGGATGGTACATGGGCAGTGCACATGCAGCCGGAGGTGCGCGGCCTGGCGGGCTACCCAGTGGTTGTACCCTGCACCTTCAGCCACCCACGACATTCCCAGCATGCATCAGTGCGGGTGCACTGGCGTCTGGTTGGCAGTCAAAGGACCACCGTCCTCTACCACTGCACCAGTAAAGCAGGAGCCTCTGCCTGTGAGCCCGGGCCCCAGCAGGACCCACGATACCGGCTGGAGGGCGAACCTCGCCAGCACGATCTGTCCCTGCGCATAAATGACGCCACCCTGGGGGACAGTGGGCGCTACTACTGCGGCCTGGAAGTGGAGGGAAGAGATCACAAGAGCGTGGAGGACAACTTGGGGACCCGGCTGAGGGTGGAGG CGCCACCCAACATCCTGTCCTTGTGGGTGGTGGCCAGGGAAGGCTTAAGCTACACAGCTGAGTGCCGAACGGAGGGCTCGCCGCCGCCCGACATCCAGTGGCTGCGCCCCGACCACCCGCTGGAAGTTTCTACAGCGGGACCCCTCAATCTGACCGGCGACCTTGTCATCAGCCGGCTCCAGGATATCGAACCCGGATGGCAGGTCACATGCTCTGGCTCCAACCCACTCGGGAAAGATAAGGCCACCCTATACCTGCTGCCCCCTCATACACCCCCACTCAAGGATGGGGCACCGCCCCATCTTCTTCTGCTCCTGGTTCTGTTTCTGGGGTCCAAAGTAACCATGTTGGTGGGGATTTGGGTATGGCTGGTGCCTAAGGGGGCCCTCTTGTGGAGGCGACCCCCCCTAACCCCCGTGCGCCGCCCTGAACCGCTATCCCCACTTTGA
- the LOC133401540 gene encoding sialic acid-binding Ig-like lectin 15 isoform X2: MRFYTHVCVFNMRACVLLLLVNPVITGSVSSSSLHVNVSDVVSVLRGQDAVLGCSFTHPKQDATSIKVSWTARLPTVRPFFQCVLKNDMPTAPTDCLGFDRFSLTCDLRQGELSLLIRGVEVKDDGVYFCHVVPDGGRTQRKELTLKVQVKPSILSLSLVNGSSSAPHRLQCVAEGKPLPRITWLSASGCPLASALPAQVQTSMAGLKQSSSVPYDEQQGELTCRVESVLGRAEQTYPPANIARRAALICGGVAGALLLLAMCGVVIHRLRLREEGPLHSSHNPDSSADEVQTVYATIGLPEACEGVSSTHVHTQGQAVLYSTVKLN, encoded by the exons ATGCGGTTCtacacgcatgtgtgtgtgttcaacatGCGCGCctgtgtgctgctgctgctggtgaaTCCTGTTATCACAG GAAGTGTATCGTCGTCCTCGTTGCATGTGAACGTCTCGGACGTGGTCAGCGTGCTGCGAGGACAAGACGCAGTCCTGGGCTGCTCCTTCACTCATCCTAAACAGGATGCCACCAGCATCAAGGTGAGCTGGACCGCCAGACTCCCCACCGTGAGGCCATTTTTCCAGTGTGTACTAAAGAACGACATGCCAACTGCGCCCACCGACTGTTTGGGCTTCGATCGCTTCTCGTTGACCTGCGACCTCCGCCAAGGCGAGTTGTCGCTCCTTATCAGAGGCGTCGAGGTGAAGGATGATGGTGTTTACTTCTGCCATGTGGTGCCGGATGGAGGCCGGACGCAGAGGAAGGAGTTAACTCTGAAAGTACAAG TGAAGCCTTCAATCCTGAGCCTGTCATTGGTCAATGGCAGCTCCAGCGCCCCCCacaggctgcagtgtgtggcGGAGGGCAAACCACTGCCCAGGATCACCTGGCTGTCGGCCTCCGGTTGCCCGTTAGCGTCGGCGTTACCGGCGCAGGTGCAGACTTCAATGGCGGGTCTGAAACAAAGCAGCTCCGTCCCGTACGACGAGCAACAGGGTGAGCTCACATGCAGGGTGGAGAGCGTGCTGGGGCGGGCCGAGCAGACGTACCCGCCTGCGAACATAGCCAGGCGCGCGGCCCTGATATGCGGCGGCGTCGCTGGAGCGCTGCTGCTGTTGGCCATGTGTGGTGTTGTCATCCATCGGCTGAGGCTCAGAG AGGAAGGACCCCTGCATTCCTCACATAATCCCGACAGCAGCGCCGATGAGGTTCAGACTGTTTATGCCACTATTGGTCTTCCTGAGGCCT GTGAAGGTGTGTCATCCACACATGTTCACACACAGGGACAAG CTGTTTTGTACTCGACTGTGAAACTCAACTAA
- the LOC133401540 gene encoding sialic acid-binding Ig-like lectin 15 isoform X1 produces the protein MRFYTHVCVFNMRACVLLLLVNPVITGSVSSSSLHVNVSDVVSVLRGQDAVLGCSFTHPKQDATSIKVSWTARLPTVRPFFQCVLKNDMPTAPTDCLGFDRFSLTCDLRQGELSLLIRGVEVKDDGVYFCHVVPDGGRTQRKELTLKVQVKPSILSLSLVNGSSSAPHRLQCVAEGKPLPRITWLSASGCPLASALPAQVQTSMAGLKQSSSVPYDEQQGELTCRVESVLGRAEQTYPPANIARRAALICGGVAGALLLLAMCGVVIHRLRLRAEEGPLHSSHNPDSSADEVQTVYATIGLPEACEGVSSTHVHTQGQAVLYSTVKLN, from the exons ATGCGGTTCtacacgcatgtgtgtgtgttcaacatGCGCGCctgtgtgctgctgctgctggtgaaTCCTGTTATCACAG GAAGTGTATCGTCGTCCTCGTTGCATGTGAACGTCTCGGACGTGGTCAGCGTGCTGCGAGGACAAGACGCAGTCCTGGGCTGCTCCTTCACTCATCCTAAACAGGATGCCACCAGCATCAAGGTGAGCTGGACCGCCAGACTCCCCACCGTGAGGCCATTTTTCCAGTGTGTACTAAAGAACGACATGCCAACTGCGCCCACCGACTGTTTGGGCTTCGATCGCTTCTCGTTGACCTGCGACCTCCGCCAAGGCGAGTTGTCGCTCCTTATCAGAGGCGTCGAGGTGAAGGATGATGGTGTTTACTTCTGCCATGTGGTGCCGGATGGAGGCCGGACGCAGAGGAAGGAGTTAACTCTGAAAGTACAAG TGAAGCCTTCAATCCTGAGCCTGTCATTGGTCAATGGCAGCTCCAGCGCCCCCCacaggctgcagtgtgtggcGGAGGGCAAACCACTGCCCAGGATCACCTGGCTGTCGGCCTCCGGTTGCCCGTTAGCGTCGGCGTTACCGGCGCAGGTGCAGACTTCAATGGCGGGTCTGAAACAAAGCAGCTCCGTCCCGTACGACGAGCAACAGGGTGAGCTCACATGCAGGGTGGAGAGCGTGCTGGGGCGGGCCGAGCAGACGTACCCGCCTGCGAACATAGCCAGGCGCGCGGCCCTGATATGCGGCGGCGTCGCTGGAGCGCTGCTGCTGTTGGCCATGTGTGGTGTTGTCATCCATCGGCTGAGGCTCAGAG caGAGGAAGGACCCCTGCATTCCTCACATAATCCCGACAGCAGCGCCGATGAGGTTCAGACTGTTTATGCCACTATTGGTCTTCCTGAGGCCT GTGAAGGTGTGTCATCCACACATGTTCACACACAGGGACAAG CTGTTTTGTACTCGACTGTGAAACTCAACTAA
- the cmtm7 gene encoding CKLF-like MARVEL transmembrane domain-containing protein 7 — MSHTVSPTSTGRTSASDSVFNLGYIRTIPGLLKMAQMVALLVTFLCVHCARGWPNWAAFQYFEVVAIWFLVVLLVFFLMHLCRLQAKMGCINWLLTEFFHYCVGTVLICIASIVAAVKSGGVSALVAASVFGFITTFLMAVSLWTSYSVSCGPHHTGAAV, encoded by the exons ATGTCTCACACGGTCAGCCCGACCAGCACCGGCAGGACTTCCGCGTCCGACAGCGTCTTCAACCTGGGATACATCCGAACCATCCCGGGACTGCTCAAGATGGCCCAGATG GTGGCGCTGCTGGTCACCTTCCTGTGCGTGCACTGTGCGCGGGGCTGGCCTAACTGGGCGGCGTTCCAGTACTTTGAGGTGGTGGCCATTTGGTTCCTGGTGGTGCTCCTGGTTTTCTTCCTCATGCACTTGTGCCGCCTGCAGGCCAAGATGGGCTGCATCAATTGGCTGCTCACT GAATTCTTCCACTACTGTGTCGGTACGGTGCTGATCTGCATTGCCTCCATTGTGGCAGCGGTGAAGAGTGGAGGAGTGTCTGCCTTGGTGGCGGCTTCT GTGTTTGGGTTCATCACTACCTTCCTGATGGCAGTCAGCTTGTGGACGTCTTACAGTGTCTCCTGTGGACCTCACCACACTG GTGCGGCCGTGTAA